The segment CCGCACCAAGATCGAGGGCGCCCCCTACGGCAAGCAGAAGGAGCGCGACACCCCCGACCTGTCCGCTCTGCCCGCCGACTCGCACGTCCGCCTGGCGCACCCCGACAGCAACGACGGGCTGATGATCCTGCGCCGCGGCTACTCCTTCACCGACGGCACCGACGGCCTCGGCCGCCTGGACGCCGGCCTGTTCTTCCTGGCGTACCAGCGCGACACCCGCAAGGCGTTCGTCCCGCTGCAGACCAAGCTCGCGGCCAACGACAAGCTGAACGAGTACATCACCCACGTCGGATCCGCCCACTTCGCCTGCCCGCCCGGTGTCCGCAAGCCCGGCGAGTGGTGGGGCCAGAGCCTCTTCGGCTGACCCCCGCCACCCACTCTTCCGAGGAAGGAGAACCGCCGTGTTCGCCAACTACCTGATCGGCCTGCGCGAAGGCCTCGAGGCCAGCCTCGTGGTCTGCATCCTGATCGCCTACCTGGTCAAGACCGGCCGCAAGGACCGGCTCGGCCCGGTGTGGATCGGCGTCGGCAGCGCCGTCGCGCTGGCCATGGCGTTCGGCGCGGTGCTGCAGTTCGGCTCCGACCAGCTGTCCTTCGAGGCCCAGGAGGCGCTCGGCGGCAGCCTGTCGATCATCGCGGTCGGCCTGGTCACCTGGATGGTCTTCTGGATGCGCCGCACCGCGCGGCACCTGAAGAGCGAACTCCAGGGCAAGCTGGACGCCGCGCTCGCCATGGGCACCGTCGCGCTGATCGTCACCTCCTTCCTGGCCGTCGGCCGCGAGGGCCTGGAGACCGCGCTGTTCATCTGGACCGCCGTCCAGTCCACCGGCGACGGCTGGAGCCCGCTGGCCGGCGCGACGCTGGGCCTGCTCACCTCGGTCGTGCTGGGCTGGCTGTTCTACCGCGGCGCGGTCAAGATCAACCTGGCCAAGTTCTTCACCTGGACCGGCGGCATGCTGGTCGTCGTCGCCGCGGGCGTCCTCGCCTACGGCGTGCACGACCTCCAGGAGGCCGGCTGGATCCCCGGCCTCGGCACGCTGGCCTTCGACATCTCCTCCACCATCCCGGCGGACAGCTGGTACGGCACGCTGCTCAAGGGCGTGTTCAACTTCCAGCCCAACCCGACGGTGGTCCAGGTGGTGGTCTGGCTGCTGTACCTGGTGCCGACGCTGTACTTCTTCTTCCGCAAGCCCGCCTCCGGCGGGGTGCAGGGCAAGCCGGTCCAGGCGCCGGCCGAACCGAAGGCCGCCTGACGGCGGGGGTCGGGGCGGGTGCCCGGGAGCCGCTCGGTGCCGTGATTGTGCGGTGGCCGGGCGGTTCGGCGTTGGTGGGGGTGGGTGGGGGTGTTCGGCGGGGTGCGGGGCA is part of the Kitasatospora cineracea genome and harbors:
- the efeU gene encoding iron uptake transporter permease EfeU, with translation MFANYLIGLREGLEASLVVCILIAYLVKTGRKDRLGPVWIGVGSAVALAMAFGAVLQFGSDQLSFEAQEALGGSLSIIAVGLVTWMVFWMRRTARHLKSELQGKLDAALAMGTVALIVTSFLAVGREGLETALFIWTAVQSTGDGWSPLAGATLGLLTSVVLGWLFYRGAVKINLAKFFTWTGGMLVVVAAGVLAYGVHDLQEAGWIPGLGTLAFDISSTIPADSWYGTLLKGVFNFQPNPTVVQVVVWLLYLVPTLYFFFRKPASGGVQGKPVQAPAEPKAA